Proteins encoded in a region of the Pocillopora verrucosa isolate sample1 chromosome 11, ASM3666991v2, whole genome shotgun sequence genome:
- the LOC136284466 gene encoding uncharacterized protein: protein MKAIFIFLFVSILGLLAVKRSAADRWQKQNTAPVCFGAKSGQFGRFNVKTGQKLAAVKLVHLYGYVSCDTGHVSYWSYWGCGLYGWGRGKINVVITTLNNQVLLPPHELITNNSAKWSKVPGYDSFSSELVLSSFSPSQVKYNQELRLWYGEDLMDTSEGDNGGTACVDVYAIFV from the exons ATGaaagctattttcattttcctgttcgTTTCAATTCTTGGGTTGTTGGCCGTGAAGAGAAGTGCTGCAG ATAGATGGCAAAAGCAGAATACCGCGCCGGTGTGTTTTGGCGCAAAGAGCGGACAGTTTGGAAGATTCAATGTTAAAACTGGTCAAAAACTGGCCGCTGTGAAGTTGGTTCATCTCTACGGGTACGTGTCCTGTGACACAGGACATGTCTCTTATTGGTCTTACTGGGGCTGTGGCTTGTACGGCTGGGGACGGGGCAAGATTAATGTTGTCATAACAACCTTAAACAATCAAGTTCTTTTGCCGCCACACGAATTAATCACAAATAATAGTGCTAAATGGTCCAAGGTTCCTGGATATGACTCATTTTCCTCGGAGTTAGTGCTCTCCTCTTTCAGCCCCTCCCAGGTGAAATACAACCAAGAGTTACGACTGTGGTATGGCGAGGATCTGATGGATACCAGCGAGGGAGACAATGGAGGCACCGCTTGCGTTGATGTATATGCAATTTTCGTCTGA